ATGTTTGTGCAGTCGGTGTTTCACTGTGATATTCCTCCGGGAATACTAAGGTCCAAGGTTTAAAATTCCCCAGTGGGCAAATGTTGCAACTCTGCCCTCCCGTGAGTTTACCTGTAGTTATACTTCGCAGGCAAAAGGTGGGCTTTGTGTGCAAGGTAAGAGAAATGACTTTATTTCAAGGCTTCAAAGAAATACTCACTGAGGAATTGTCGGGACTTTTAGGTCGACTTAGAAGTTACTGTAAAGAggatgctgattttattttcccattGGACTTTAAAGGGGTATTAATATgctatgtattttccagacacaatctgttattttataacacagtcaagtaactgttGTTACGCTCAGCTGTTTTGAAAATgatgtatatatcaaacattacttaaaagaaacaaaacttcctattttgacaccttgaaatcgggcttctgtcactttaagaacCTCCTGGTCTTCTCGACGCTCCGCCTTCAGCACGTCGTCACAATGCTTCTCCTTATGGCGTTTGCAACCATTCTTAGGAGCGTCGGAGTGAGGAGTAGTTTGCATgttgagctcagcagactcgcagttccaccaggtgtttgctaattgctgctgccactagtctggaggtGCTGAGTGGGTAAAGTGCGGGGCGGGGGGGGAAAGGGAGACGGAAGCTCGGCTGTACACTCCATGGAGGAGCTCAGTGGAAATGGGCGGAGCTTCGTACCAATGGCTGCTGCGGAAGATTCAAGGAATCCTCAAACAAGCACGAAGGAATCAAAGCCACATTGACGAGGGAATTACATTACAACATGacataaagcttaaaaaaaaaaagttgacgtTACATAATAGCTCccactttaaaaactttagacGCTCATGTTTCAACACAGCTTGTTTGCTGATTAACGATCTCGGCACAGAGACAATACTCGAACTCAACATGTGCTAAACCATCCCCAGACTGGGCTTTTCATACCCACATCAGTATGCATTAGACATAAAATTGGATCttgagtgaaaaacaaaaaattgccTTCTCACTGAATCCAGGCATCTCCCCCCCCCCGCCCACCCCCTCCTCCACAGCCGCCCAGAACTGCTGATGAAACACTTAGCTCTAACCCTACTGTCTGCTAGTTTGGCTGTCCAAGCCAATTTTTCAGGACAGTTGAGATCTCTGCGTCCTCTTACCTAAGCAGATTCAGGGTTGAATAATGGTTACAGATCGGAACAGACTGAAATACTTCCCCAGCTGGGAGAGACGGTCTGCTGCACAATTTCCAAGCCTTCGCTGTCAGCGAGCTAATGCCGAGATGGACTGGAGTTGCAAAGTTAGTGCGCCGGGGACTTGACAGCTAAAGCACTTTCGCTCTAAAGGTTTAGTCTTTCTGTAAATCAGAAGGAGGGAAATTTCAGGGctgcttaaaatgcaaaatctgCAAGGTGAAAACCGGCCGCGTGTGATGAGGGAAGATGAAGGATGACCCGGTTCTTACACTGAATCTACTCCATCAccgtggatgttttttttaaaaaaaaaaacccgctcCAAATCGAGTACAAAACGCGCTCCAGTtttctgtgaaatctcatcGTCATCTTGCTGTCCGAGCAGCCTGGCTTTTATCTTAATCTGTGCAGCTTTGGTCAGAGGAATGGAggcaaacaacaaaagaaatatcaTCATTTGTCATTGTTGTCATCGTGTATCCCTGGCTAGCAAAAACTAATACCATGTAAAACGCAGCTAAATGTAGCAGAGAGAAAATTAGATGATCCGTTGTgtctaaaaatacacaaagtttCATTCAGAGGTTTACATCCACAATCCAATTGTTGTCTCAGCGTGGAATGAtcttacagaaacaaaatgattactaaaaaaaaaagagatatgTATTCACATATTTGATCGGCAAAGAGTCCAGATTATGCACCAAGGCTTTACTGTCTCATAGCAAGTAGCAGAGAAATCACAAACTTTTTGTTGCCATCTTATACTATATTTATGCTCGACAGCTACGAAAAGCTTCTCTTCCAAACTGAATTAGTAGAGTCCATTTAAATGTGCGATATTTCGGCACGTATTTGGCTTTTATTCATAGTCCATGATTTCTAGCCAGTCTACCGAAGTATACTGGAGGTCAGAACTTTGGAGTAGCTTTATCCTTTGGTTTATCCTTTCCCAACCCAATTTAAATGTGCGTCATGTCGAATAAATCACTTGGTTTTTCTCTTTGGAGGCACAGTGGCTCTCGAAAGTATACAAACTCCTGCTACGATGCTAgcttttgtcatttaaaaatgaagcttTGATGTGATGCAAAATCCTGCAAGGGAAAAACTAATTTCTCATtggacaaaaattaaaaactaaaaaaacccacaacaacATGAAAATGTTAATCTGATAAGGAGAgggttcattaaaaaaaaaaagaaaagaagaaaaaaagaatcaagcCTGAACTATACCAGAAGGTTACTAATGAGTCCACAAAGCCTATGGTGACTGCCAGGGTGCAATTAGCTGAGGAAAAGGTAACCAAACATAATTTGGGGAGTATGAATCTGtttttataattcatttaaaattgtgAACTCAATTCTAGTTATTAAAAATCTTTACCATTGTCATCTGATCAGTtcaggctgaaaaaaaaaaatctataaactGTAAATGAAGATGAGATTCATGCCTATAATGAGAGtgtctaaaccaggggtgtcaaactcaaatacacagtgggccaaaattttaaattgaacaaagccgCGGGCCAAggttgaacattttataaataaatattgaacaagcaagGCTTATATAACTTGAAAGTGCAGGCGTGCATAATTgagttgctaaaaataataataaaacatataaatggcatattaaataaaatttaaataaaaattgaatgcctcctttctgaggtaaatgtcaaaatttgctTCGTTCACAggctaataaatttgaaaataaaataacataacaactatgaataaatctttaaataaactatgaataaaccattcaggccttggagtaacaagaaaaggtgcatagaaaacttatttattgctcattttgcgACACACTGATCTACTCTGATGCAGCCAAGTCAGATATCTGGCATCTTTTCTTGGATGCCAGTTCATCAATGTCGGGGCTCAGAGTTTgagctgaggaaaccttcatTATCGAACAAAGGTGTTCATCAGTCAGACGTCTCCTGTGAGACGTTTTCGTCATCTTCATtgaggagaaaagttgctcacatacatatgtaaacagacattctgtctcccacctgtccagaaaagttctattttctgtctttctttttgccattttttggtAGGGTAACACAGTGACGGCTGTAGTTTGAGGTCGCAGTGTGGTTTGGGGGAGAGGCCCGGGGATGCGGGGTGCGCCGGGGCTTTCAGCCGAAGGAGTGCGCAAGAAGACGGATCACCACCTTCCTAATACATCCATGTCCGCTACCATAAGTGCtactgacacagaggaggaggcgtgtctgcctctgtcctgattgacgcgccaaaaaaacagcagagcattatgggATTTGTAGTATAAGCGGTGAATGGGGCGTCACAGCGTTGCCACCGTATAATACCGGCGGGCCGGCTCTAATATTAATTAGAAATTGCCTCGCgggccaaatataattacactgcgggccaaatttggcccgcgggccagagtttgacacctatgGTCTAAACCTCTGCCCGAATAGTTAACATATTGAAAGCTTTAATAAGTTATGGTCAAAACTGAAACATAAGCTTCTATACTGGATTTATTCACTTGACTCTGGACCTTATACGTCAATGCAGAGAGGATGTTATCACTTGCTGTTATGTTCCCACATTTGCCGACAGTATGATCGTTTAACCCTGCTCATTTGCAGTACTCAGTACTAAAACATAAGAACTAAAACTACAGCTTTCCCCATAAACCAGACCTTTCTGTCCAGGGTGGTGCGCGTAGCTTCCGCTGTTTATGATTCACACTAATAAATTCCCAAGGAAAGCGCCTAATTAGAGACAATGGAAAGCTTTGTCTCCCCCTTGTGGCGAACATTTGCTCATACGCAGTTGTGTAACAACAGCTGGCTTCATTTGGATTCAGCACCACGTCCAGTTGGCTTGtccctcgcagtcacacatccCACTCCACTCTATTGGCGCTGTGACGCTTTCACTTAAAGCCTCCAAAATAGCACCGAAGaatcaaatatttatcatttttgattCGCGTGTCCCTCTCTCGCTCGCTGCAGTGGACACTGGAGCAGCACAAGGCATAAAATAATCCAACCACaacgaaaaaaaacaaaaacagaacaaagaaaacaagcactACTGATACAGTTAACccacacaaaaaatttaatacCCTTCATGAGGGGATAAATGGTTCAAACTTGGACATACTAAATATTGAGAGGTGTGATGACaggtttttaatgtaaaaacttGCAGCCAACACCCAAATGCTCTGTAAAAAGTCACGTGACGTATGACTTATTTACTTTACATAGTTAGTACACATACACCAATGTTTTAATATACTTAtatatgtctttttttgttcgtttgtttgttgtcttttaTCTAGACCAGCCAGATACAGTACCGATGAATATACAGTCACGTCTGGAATAATACCTATTCAACATCGCACAGTCTGACCGTCCATGGCAGATTCTCACATCAACCCCTTTTTATCCACTAACATTAGAAATGAGCAttcgaaaaaaaaaagaaaactcattttttttgttattaatattgTATAGACTGGTGTTGATACTTGTCCTTGTATCTCGTGTCTTctgtgcaaaagttttttttttttccttatcaaaaaaaaaaccataaacatGATTGACATAACAGGGTACCTGGCTGTTCACTTTACAAGTTACTGCttaatgaagtttttttttttaatgattattattaattttttttaacaattaaacaGTCACATCCAAATGCCCCCCCGAGTTGGTGTGCCACAGAAAACGGTGAGAAACCGAAAAGCCAAAAATCAACACTTCCCACCGCCGTCAAGAGTGGGAGGTTTGTGACTACAGTGAGCAGCATCCTCCATTCATACATTGAAAAGAATAAGGCACCgctgcaaaaacaacagaaaaacaaaacaaaaaaaaaaacaaagaagaagagtCATGGCCCAAATAAACCTCTCTGGGAGCACGATGGGGGGGAAGCAGGATGACAGGATACTGTTCTCCTCCAGCAACTCACAGGAAGTCAGCATGAGTACATAAATGTGCTTGTTTTTAATCATCGTTGTGCTGTATGGCATGTAGACGTTTCGTGTTTTTACATGTTACGTTTGTGCCTTTTTTAAacgtttctttgttttttttttgctacactGCTTTCCTCAAACCGTGCTCTCAAGCATCCACTCAGTGCTGCTGAATGTAACTCTCCTGTTGGCGAGCGGCGATGACTCCGTGTTGAGCTGGTTGGTGGACCTGTGCCACCTCGTCCTCGCTCTGCGCGGGTAACTGTGACTCTGAAATATGGAGTAATCCCCGCCATCGAAAGAGAATCTGTGCCTAGTTCGTGCCAGCTCGTTGGGGAGTAACCCCACGCTGGCCAGGGCGCTTTTCTTGTCCTTAAGCCTGGGAGCCTCCTTAGTGCCGGCATTGGGGCCTATGAGGCAGAGGGACATGGTGGAGCCGGTCAGGCTGCTGTCCGTCTGCGTGTCCTCAGATGGCGGCCCGGAGCGCTGAGCATCCAGGCTGCTCCTTCTCTTCATCTTGTCCGCGTTTGGGGGCAGCTCCACTTCGAGGACCGCAGTCGCGGCCGCCAGGTCCTCCTTCTTCTCGCTGTCCACCCTCAACACCAGAGCCATGCACTCTTTGGGCGCCGGCGCGTCGCCCTCGTCGGACGGCTGCTTGGACGCCGAGCGCTGCAGCCGATGCTGGCTGCCGTTGGTTTGCGAGTGCATGGCGAAGCTGGCCTTGGCCTTGGCATCCACGGGGCTGCCGTAGGCCTTGTAGCGGATCATCAGGATGATGATGAACACCAGCACGGAAGCGACGATGATGCCGCCGATAATGATGATCATGGTGCCTCCCAGGAACTGGCTGTGCATGAAGCGGCACTGGCTGACCTCGTTGGCCGTGTGGAACTGCACGCAGCCGACCACGCGCGTGGCCGTCAGCGACGTGATGCCGTCGTCGTACACGGCCAGCACGCAGAGGTCGTACTCCCGTCCCGCAGCCAGGTCGTTGATGAGGAAGTTTTTGCTGGTGGACGGGATCATTCTGCGGAGGAAGAGAGAAACGGTGCAGTGGTTATGATGTAAAGGCCTTATAAAAATGGAAGCACGACAGCCACGCATTCTGATTTGCATACAGTGATAGAAATCACTAAGAAGTACATTTAATATTCAGCCCCTCCAAGTCTTCTGGGGTGAACCTCTACCTGCTGAACCGTTCTTACTGTCTTGGCAAAATAGTTCAACCCAAGCCAAATctagcaattttcaagtctAGAGAAGAGTTCGTTTTAGGTCAGGACTTGGACTGGGCCATTCAAGCCCATGATAAGCTTTGCTCCATCCCAGCCTCCAACAACATCTCTTCAAGACTTGCCATGTATTTAGCCAACGTTCAGGTCAAAAATAATTGATCAATTccaaagaaaaagtaaataatgtcCCGTATAATCCCATGTCCAATCAACCTACCACACGATGCGGAAACCCTCATGCTTCACCACAGGAACGGTATTTTCAGGATTATCTGAAGTTAGTACTCTGCCACACAGTGTTTTGTGCAAAGgtcaaaatattctttttttttttgtctcatatGACCAGAGAAAGCTTTTTTGTAGATGGAAACTTCTAATCACTTTTGTTTGACTacgactttttttctttccccccttCCAttaaggccagatttgtggcgTTCAAGACTAACAGGACCGCCAGAGTGACCACGGGCATCTGGTTTGGTAGGACTGAAGTGCTACGTTAGATGCTGAAATCCGGTGACATTGTTCAGTAACCCTACATTAAACCTTTCCACATCTTCATCCCTGATCTGTCCGCTGTGTTGTTTGAGCTCTATGAAAACTTTGAGGCATTTcctttaggggtatcagagtaatgCCGACTTCCCTTCCACCTAACCATAATTTGCAACAAAATCCCAACAGAACATACTGAAACCTGTGGTCGTTatgggacaaaatgtgaaaaagttcaagggttaTGAATACTTTGGCAAGACATTGTACGAAAAAATAACTTATGCTCTTTAAGGCTTGTTtataaaatgaaagcaaaggtgttaaaagtataaaaacgcTTTATTGTCTCCCTACAACAGCTGCAGGCTGCAGGACAAGTGATGAGTGCTGGGAAGAGGGTGTTTTGTTGTGTGATTACCTAAGGTCAAGTGCAAGATTACGCTAAATACGCAGGAGAAAGGCATTGTCTTCGGGTCAACGTTGCCGTTAATATAATTAGAAGCCTGTTCCTTTTCCCTAACGGCGGACTTTGATGGTTATCATTTTGTGGGCAATAATGTACCACCTAAAGACAAAATAACACTCAGCTCCACGCTGAAACTGAATGAGAAAATTATACAAGAGAGCTCCTCATTATACctgataaaagattaaaaaaaaaaaaaaaaaagagggcgCGAATGAAAGCATGTAAACCACTATTATTAGTTTGCTCTGCCAAAATGAAATCCTGAAATACAGTAAATTTGTGTCACAGAATTCAAAAGGAACACATGAAGCTTAATCAAAAGACTTTCTGTTGGTACTTTCAGCCCCGTGTTTAAGGGAGAGAGATATTTCTACTCCCGCATAAGCCTTTGTAAGCTGACACTAAAAGCTAttcaattttcagttttatccTATCTACTATGAAATTCAACTCTacatacctttttttttttttttttttttttactgtgactAAACATTAGCATTGCACTCACAGTTAGATTGCAGAGAGAAATTATGATTCTGTATTAACATGGCGTTGTTCCTCAAAGTCGTTTTAATCCTATAATTTAGTCGCAGCTAATTGCAAACACTTGGGTCTGAATTTTAAGCGCCTGTGTTGTACTTCGGTAATTACATTGCCTAGCAAAAGTATTCCTACCCATTGAACCTCATCAACagtttgtcatgttacaactacATACATAggtggattttttattttatttcggGAATTACATATGATAGATCAACGATAAGTTGAGCACCGcaatgaagtggaaggaaaatgttccaagttgtttttttttacaaataaaaacagggggggggtgggggggggggtgggggggggggggggggggacatgTTGTGCATATATATTTAGTCTTCTTTACTCTTTACTCTTTACTTCTTtactgaataaaattaaatgcagCAAGATACCTATAGAAGTCACCTTATTGGTAGATAGAGCTAAACTAATAAATGAATAGAgttaaaaccaataaaacatcTAGATTCTGAAATGTGATGGGGGCAACATCATTAACCTTTTTattaaggttaaaaaaaaaaagactcgaGACTGAGGAACAtattttcagatgaaaataTGTCAGAATGTGGAAACAGACTTTTAtcaattttccatattttcacaAATCAAGCAATTTAGAAAGCTGTATTTAGAAGCATACATCAAAAACTGTACAGCTGTTGTTGCACCGAAAAGTTATTCTGCGAGGTATTTGGCTTCCGATACTGGTGCATgcaatatttctatttgttaaaaaaaaaaaaaaaagtctaagcTTGAAcgtgacaaagaaaaacatttactatTGCACTTTATCTTGGGTGTTTGGGCAGCTTATATGCTTTTCATATCCAACtcagaaagcaaaaatattaaaggtttAAGCTTTAATTTGTAACCTTTTGGGCATTAGAGAGAGAATAATaccaaagggggaaaaaaaagcaatttgtcAACCTAAAGCTTATTAATTCTCTCAAGGCCAGTCTgttctttcattgttttaacTTGTTACTGTAATGTGATAGTTCTGTTTTCAATTTGCAATAAGCAAATGATGTGAATCCTCTACAACAAACCTCAGCTTTACAgagtttttctaatttatttctgtGCTGCAGCCAATTATTTCCAATCCTTTCTAATGATACAGTTACATGGAGTGAAATACTTATTGTGCTATTGTTGCTGTCATATTACATTCTAATGATGCTGATTAAGACCATTTTGCTCTTTGGGGTAGTTGGACTTGCAATGCAATATAAGCGTTTTACTCAGTTTTGGCGCCAATGTGGGGAATACACTGAATCAATTTGATGCcacttgagtttttttctttttactgtggTTGCTCTCCAAGAGTTTTGGACTTGTGCTCTTCTTACTTCGTTAATGGGAAGTTAGTTCGTTAGGGACCGCTGccatgcatgttttaggtgtttctgCAGCACTATATGGCGTGCGGAGGAGgtcaatcatttgaatcaggtttTCTGGAACAGAGGAATCTAAAATACGCAGGGCGGTAGTCCCCGAGGAccagaattgagaaacactggtctACTGGAACACACTTTTCTCTCGCTGTTCATCCCGCCTCCACCCTGGCTTACCTGTACACCAAAGTGTCATCCGCAGTGCTGTTGTACTGAATCTGGTACATCCTGATCCCAGGGATGTGGCGTTCAGACGGCCAGCGGATCACGGCGGAGGACGAGGTCAGCTCCGTGACCAGGACCCTCTTGTCCTGCTTGTCGTAGCCTTTTGTGTCATTGCCAGCTTTGGAGGAAGTGGTGATGTCGGAGAGGCCGGGGTCCTCGCGCATGTGGCCGGTGTTGTTCACGAACAAAGGTAAGGGAATCATGCTGATCTCCACAGCGGCCGTGGCGATGCCGGCAGCATTGGACGCCACGCAGTTGAACGACCCGCTGTCCTTCAGCGTGGTGATGAGAATGTCAAGGGTGCCGTTGTCATACAGGATGGTGCGCGAGTTGTTGTGCACCAGCTTGCCGTCCGGTGACCTCCAGTGAATGTCTGGATCTGGGTCCCCGATGGCTTTGCACTTTAAAGTCACACCCTGGCCCTCCATCACATAAGGCTTAGAGGAGTAGTGCTTGGTGATCAGCGGGGGCTCGCAGATGAACTCCTCCTCCTGTATCGACCAGAAATATTTGTCCATGAGGTGTTCCGGCGAGGCGCAGGTCTCCAGGTCGTCCTCCCGCGTCAGCCGGCGCAGCCACAGCAGCTCACAGTTGCAGTGGAGGGGATTCCCGTCAAAGCTCACCGCCAGTGTGGACGAGCTGAAGCCCTTGGCATCTGACAGAACCTGGGAGTGCTGGAACAGGCTGTCCGGCGGAAGCTTCTGCAGCCGGTTAGAAGTCATGTCCAGGCGGACCAGCTTAGTGAGCAAAGTGAAAGTCCCCGCTTCTATGTGGTCGATAAGGTTATGGTCCAAGGTGAGCGTGTTGATGTTAGTCATTCTGGCTATGGCCTCCCAGGGAAGGCTGCGCAGATTGTTGTTGGACAGATCCAAGTCCTCGATGGTGACGACAAACTCGTCGAAGGAGGTCGAGGCCACCTGGTGGATCTGGTTGTTCCCGAGGATGAGGTGCCGCAAATTGACGAGGCCTTTGAAGTGATCGCTCTTTATGACGCTGAGCCGATTCCCGTCCATGTGGAGCGCCCGGAGCGAGCGCAGGCCCAGGAAGGCGTGGGGCACGATCTGGCTGATGGTGTTGCGGGATAAGGTGAGGTGGACCAGGCTGGTCATGTTGAGGAAGTCCTTCTTACGGATAATGGTGATGAAGTTGTCGGTGAGCCGCAGCTCCACGGTCTTGCGGTCGATTGTGGGGGGCACGAACAGCAAGCCGGTCTTTGCGCAGAGCAGAGTCAGAGTGGGCGAGAGATGCTGGCAGATGCAGCGGCCGGGGCAGCTGTAGCCTTTCACCAGAGCTGCACACAGCAGCACGCACAGAACCAGCCGGTCCATTGGTGATTATTTTCCAGGCACTGtgtgagaggcagagagaggagaagaagaagaaaaaaaagagagacggtgagttaaaaaataaaaagatctcTGAATTAATAAATAGCATCATAGCCTTTTATGAGAGCCTGCTGCAAACATCCAGAGTCTGACCAAGATTGCTGAGACTGCCAGGGAACCATCAATCACAAAATGAAATAGAGCTTTGCTGAAATAATGGCACCTGAGATGATGAAAGGCTGTGCCTGCACAGTAAGAAGCCTCTGCAAGCCTTTTTAATGGAAATAACagaatgtttttgctttttttttggtttgtttttttggagcTGCATCACCACCATATAATATAGCAGCTTGAGTGATCACAGCGCCTATAACAGGCAACCATACCATCATCTGACAAAGTGTATTTGTTTTTCCCCAGACTGCGTTTTACATCGGGGTGGAGGAATTAAAGCAGGAAAAAGGGCGCTTGTCAGACAGGGCTGGAGGATTTCTATAACCTTTTCACATTCCGCCGCCGGTGCTGCGAAAAATTAGACAGCAACCTGTCATGTaaatcagaacaacaaaaagca
Above is a window of Xiphophorus hellerii strain 12219 chromosome 18, Xiphophorus_hellerii-4.1, whole genome shotgun sequence DNA encoding:
- the lrfn1 gene encoding leucine-rich repeat and fibronectin type III domain-containing protein 1, with translation MDRLVLCVLLCAALVKGYSCPGRCICQHLSPTLTLLCAKTGLLFVPPTIDRKTVELRLTDNFITIIRKKDFLNMTSLVHLTLSRNTISQIVPHAFLGLRSLRALHMDGNRLSVIKSDHFKGLVNLRHLILGNNQIHQVASTSFDEFVVTIEDLDLSNNNLRSLPWEAIARMTNINTLTLDHNLIDHIEAGTFTLLTKLVRLDMTSNRLQKLPPDSLFQHSQVLSDAKGFSSSTLAVSFDGNPLHCNCELLWLRRLTREDDLETCASPEHLMDKYFWSIQEEEFICEPPLITKHYSSKPYVMEGQGVTLKCKAIGDPDPDIHWRSPDGKLVHNNSRTILYDNGTLDILITTLKDSGSFNCVASNAAGIATAAVEISMIPLPLFVNNTGHMREDPGLSDITTSSKAGNDTKGYDKQDKRVLVTELTSSSAVIRWPSERHIPGIRMYQIQYNSTADDTLVYRMIPSTSKNFLINDLAAGREYDLCVLAVYDDGITSLTATRVVGCVQFHTANEVSQCRFMHSQFLGGTMIIIIGGIIVASVLVFIIILMIRYKAYGSPVDAKAKASFAMHSQTNGSQHRLQRSASKQPSDEGDAPAPKECMALVLRVDSEKKEDLAAATAVLEVELPPNADKMKRRSSLDAQRSGPPSEDTQTDSSLTGSTMSLCLIGPNAGTKEAPRLKDKKSALASVGLLPNELARTRHRFSFDGGDYSIFQSHSYPRRARTRWHRSTNQLNTESSPLANRRVTFSSTEWMLESTV